Part of the Caulifigura coniformis genome, GAGCAATCCATAACCGAACGATTCCATCAGCTGAAAGTACTTGCCCGGTGGCTGCTGTCCCTGGTAGGTCGGGGCAAAGATCATCTCGGCATAGATCAGGTCGATCGCCTGGCGTGTCAGCATCTCCGACGCCCCCTTGAGGACGTCATATTCGCCTCCCTGGACATCGAGCTTCAGAATGTGGATTCGCGGAATCGAATGGCCCTTGCAGAACTGGTCGATCCCGGTCGTCTCGACCGTGATGGTGCTCGACGTCTCGCAATGCTTCAGTCCCCACTGGCGCGTTGCACCGGGGTCTGTGGGAAGCAGCGAGTTGGTGGCGACATAGCTGTTCACATTCATCTGCGACGTGCCGCTCGAGGCCGCCAGCGCGAGGCGGTGGACTTCGATCCCCGGATCGCCGGCGAAACGCGACTCCAGCTGGCTCGCCGCCCCCGGGAACGGCTCGAAACAGGAAATGGCTGCGGAGGGAAACCGAAGCCGATAGGAAGCCGCGGCGTCCCCGATGTGCGCGCCGACGTCGAAGATCACCGGCCTGGGCGAGGTCACCAGCCGTTTCTGGACTTCAAACGCATCAGGCCGGCAGCGATGAACGCCGAACCCGAATCGCTGGAGACAACGCTCGACCAACTGGCGCATCAGAAGAACCCGAAAAAGAAAGCCTCGCAAGAAACTCTGGCCACAGGGCCGATTGTCCACCACGATCGACCAAACGCCAGCCCCGACGCCCCCGAGCTGAGCAGAATCGCAAGCCCGGCGGCGAACGGCGCTCCCCGAATCGGCCTGTCAGGAGCCCGCGAACGCAGTCCGCCGGATAGAGCAGCTTCAATATTGGTATTCGGGGTTCCGCAGGCGATCAACGGACGAACGCGAATCGAGAACCGTTCAATCGCCTGCACAGGAGCCATGAAAATGGCCTAGAATCGGCTCCTGGTTGTCTCTCCGCTTCTCCGCTCGAGGTGCTGTGATGAAATCGATGGCTCGCGGTCTGGTTCTGGCGTCCGTTGCGGCGGGCAGCGTCCTGGGGGTGTCGATCTGCGGCCACAGCCAGGAGCAGTCTGCCGGCCCGCCCCTGGTCACACGAGGCCGCGTGGCGCTCAACCTGGCTGGCGCCGAGCTGATCATTTCCCGAGCGCGGGAGAAGGCCGTCGAGATGAAACTGAAGGTCAATGTCGCCGTCGTCGACGAAGGGGGGCACCTGCTCGCCTTCGCGCGCATGGATCAGGCACGTCCCGCCAGCGCTCCAACAGCTATCACGAAAGCAACCGCGGCCGCCACGCTGCGGCAGCCGACCGGGCCGGTTCGTCGCGGCGAGGCCGAAGCGGATGTGCTCCTCAACGTCGCCTTGCAGAATGCCGCCGCCGCGAGCGGGGGGAAGATGACCAGCCTGTTCGGCGGCGTGCCGGTGGTCGTCGACGGGCAGGTCATTGGCGCCGTAGGAGTCGGCGGAGCGACGGGAGAGCAGGACGCCGAGATCGCCAGGGCGGGGATCGACGCACTGATCAAGCAGCTGTAATCAGGGGCCGGCGCTTCGTAGAAACGGGCAGGGGACAAGAGTGTGAACTCTTGTCCCCTGTGATGCGTTTCTCGGAGTTCAGTCGCGTCGAGTTCGCCTCATTTCGTGGCTTCCTGGCGCTGTTGCCGCCGTTGTCCGCGGCCACCGCCCCGGGAGCTGCCCCACAACGGTTCGACGTTCCCCTCGTTCCAGCGATCCCATTTCGCCTGCAGCTCTTTCACCTTCTCAGGCATCGCCGCTGCAAGGTCCTTCGATTCCCCCGCATCGGCCTCCAGGTCGTACAGCTTCGCTTCGGTCACCGGCTGCCCGCCTTTCCCTGTGTTCGTGTCGGCGTTGCTGTCGTAGCGGACGAGTTTCAGGTTTCCGTTCCGGATCGCCATCTGCTGCCCGAACCGCCAGTACAGGGCGTCATGCGGCGGCTTCTTCACGCTGCCGGAGAGATGAGGGCGCAGATCGACGCCATCCAGCTTCGCGGACGATGGATCGACCCCGGCTGCCGCAAGGGCGGTCGCCGTCAGGTCGAGCTGGATCACCGGCTGCTCGTACACGCCTGCCTGGAACTGGCTCGGCCAGCGGAGCAGGAACGGCACATGAATCCCCCCCTCGAGGGTTGTCCTCTTCGACCCCCGGAACGGCGTGTTGATGCTGCCGTTGACGGTCACTCCGTTCATGGTCGGACCGCCGTTGTCGCTGATGAACGCCACCAGCGTGTTCTGCGCCTGTCCTGATTCCTCGACAGCTTTCAGGATCTTTCCGATCGCCTCGTCCATGGCGAACATCATCGCCGCATACTTCCGTCGCTGCGGGTCGGTGATCGATTCGAACTTCCTCAGGCGGGCGTCGTCGGCCTGCATGGGCGTGTGGACCGCATTGAAGGCGACATACAGGAACCATGGAGATCCCTTCTTCGATTCCATGAACTTCACCGCCTCTCGGCCGATTACGTCGGTCAGGTATTCGCCTGTCCCGGCCGGCTCGTTGCCGCGGAGGATGCCCCGCTCGTTGAAGTAGTCGTGGGCGCCGCCCAGGAATCCGAAGAAGTCATCGAAGCCGCGCCGCTGCGGGTGGAACTGCTCGGCCGAGCCGAGGTGCCACTTGCCGGTGAGCGCCGTGGCATACCCGGCCGACTTGAGCCGCGCCGGAATCAGTGTTTCGGAAACCGGCAGGCCCAGCGCGCCTCCGTCGCCATCCCCGCCCGGATTGAACTCGTGGCCAAACCGTGTCTGGTAGCGGCCGGTCAGCAGGCCCGCCCGTGTCGGCGAGCAATACGGTCCCGAGACGTAGCCGTTCGTGAACCGCACGCTCGACCGGGCCAGCGCATCGAGATTCGGCGTCGGGATGTCTTTGCAGCCGTGGAATCCGACATCCGCGTAACCCATGTCGTCACCGACGAGGAACAGGATGTTCGGCTTTTCAGCAGCCGAGGCCGAGGCCGCAAGGCTCAGGCAGAACGCCAGCAGGCAGAGACGCGTCATTGTCCGACTCC contains:
- a CDS encoding GlcG/HbpS family heme-binding protein, with translation MKSMARGLVLASVAAGSVLGVSICGHSQEQSAGPPLVTRGRVALNLAGAELIISRAREKAVEMKLKVNVAVVDEGGHLLAFARMDQARPASAPTAITKATAAATLRQPTGPVRRGEAEADVLLNVALQNAAAASGGKMTSLFGGVPVVVDGQVIGAVGVGGATGEQDAEIARAGIDALIKQL
- a CDS encoding FkbM family methyltransferase, coding for MRQLVERCLQRFGFGVHRCRPDAFEVQKRLVTSPRPVIFDVGAHIGDAAASYRLRFPSAAISCFEPFPGAASQLESRFAGDPGIEVHRLALAASSGTSQMNVNSYVATNSLLPTDPGATRQWGLKHCETSSTITVETTGIDQFCKGHSIPRIHILKLDVQGGEYDVLKGASEMLTRQAIDLIYAEMIFAPTYQGQQPPGKYFQLMESFGYGLLDFYEPWRSGLRLMQADLLWLPLDTLNQTSSL
- a CDS encoding sulfatase-like hydrolase/transferase, with amino-acid sequence MTRLCLLAFCLSLAASASAAEKPNILFLVGDDMGYADVGFHGCKDIPTPNLDALARSSVRFTNGYVSGPYCSPTRAGLLTGRYQTRFGHEFNPGGDGDGGALGLPVSETLIPARLKSAGYATALTGKWHLGSAEQFHPQRRGFDDFFGFLGGAHDYFNERGILRGNEPAGTGEYLTDVIGREAVKFMESKKGSPWFLYVAFNAVHTPMQADDARLRKFESITDPQRRKYAAMMFAMDEAIGKILKAVEESGQAQNTLVAFISDNGGPTMNGVTVNGSINTPFRGSKRTTLEGGIHVPFLLRWPSQFQAGVYEQPVIQLDLTATALAAAGVDPSSAKLDGVDLRPHLSGSVKKPPHDALYWRFGQQMAIRNGNLKLVRYDSNADTNTGKGGQPVTEAKLYDLEADAGESKDLAAAMPEKVKELQAKWDRWNEGNVEPLWGSSRGGGRGQRRQQRQEATK